One stretch of Mangifera indica cultivar Alphonso chromosome 9, CATAS_Mindica_2.1, whole genome shotgun sequence DNA includes these proteins:
- the LOC123225778 gene encoding uncharacterized protein LOC123225778 isoform X2, producing the protein MEDEKDPFYVVRKGDIVGVYKSLRDCQLQVGLSVCNPSVTVFKGYGLPKEAEEYLASHGLQSSMYAVGARDVKDDLFGKLVLCPFQEPESFSGNTSNEVSPPKRMRMETVGLITVSTTPKKHLNLDDHVGNQANSSNCCSCVLKFDGASKGNPGLAGAGAVLLAEDGSMVCRLREGVGIATNNVAEYRAVLLGLKHALKKGFTHIRVQGDSKLVCMQIQGLWKVNNPNLAGLCKEAKELKEFNSEADAQANLGIHLKDGQIEEDITMGSSSTRR; encoded by the exons ATGGAGGACGAAAAGGATCCCTTTTATGTTGTTAGGAAGGGAGACATCGTTGGCGTATACAAAAGCTTAAGGGATTGCCAACTTCAAGTTGGACtttct gTGTGCAATCCTTCTGTAACTGTGTTTAAGGGTTATGGTTTACCTAAGGAGGCTGAGGAGTACCTTGCTTCACATGGTCTTCAGAGTTCAATGTATGCGGTTGGTGCCAGAGATGTTAAAGATGATCTTTTTGGGAAACTTGTTCTTTGCCCATTTCAG GAACCAGAATCTTTTAGTGGGAATACATCTAATGAGGTTTCTCCTCCAAAGAGGATGCGCATG gAGACAGTTGGATTAATTACAGTTTCCACAACTCCAAAAAAGCACTTGAACTTGGATGATCATGTTGGAAATCAAGCAAATTCTTCTAATTGT TGCTCCTGTGTTCTTAAGTTTGATGGTGCCTCGAAGGGAAATCCTGGACTGGCTGGTGCAGGAGCAGTTTTGCTTGCTGAAGATGGCAGTATG GTCTGCCGACTTCGAGAAGGGGTTGGCATTGCAACCAATAATGTTGCTGAATATCGAGCTGTACTTTTAGGATTGAAACATGCTCTTAAGAAAGGGTTCACACACATTCGTGTCCAGGGGGACTCTAAGCTTGTTTGTATGCAG ATTCAGGGACTATGGAAAGTCAATAATCCGAATTTGGCTGGCTTGTGTAAAGAGGCAAAGGAGCTCAAG GAATTCAATTCTGAAGCTGATGCTCAAGCTAACCTGGGTATACACCTCAAAG ATGGCCAAATTGAAGAGGATATTACAATGGGGAGTTCAAGTACCAGAAG GTGA
- the LOC123225778 gene encoding uncharacterized protein LOC123225778 isoform X1, which translates to MEDEKDPFYVVRKGDIVGVYKSLRDCQLQVGLSVCNPSVTVFKGYGLPKEAEEYLASHGLQSSMYAVGARDVKDDLFGKLVLCPFQEPESFSGNTSNEVSPPKRMRMETVGLITVSTTPKKHLNLDDHVGNQANSSNCCSCVLKFDGASKGNPGLAGAGAVLLAEDGSMVCRLREGVGIATNNVAEYRAVLLGLKHALKKGFTHIRVQGDSKLVCMQIQGLWKVNNPNLAGLCKEAKELKVKFQSFQISHVPREFNSEADAQANLGIHLKDGQIEEDITMGSSSTRR; encoded by the exons ATGGAGGACGAAAAGGATCCCTTTTATGTTGTTAGGAAGGGAGACATCGTTGGCGTATACAAAAGCTTAAGGGATTGCCAACTTCAAGTTGGACtttct gTGTGCAATCCTTCTGTAACTGTGTTTAAGGGTTATGGTTTACCTAAGGAGGCTGAGGAGTACCTTGCTTCACATGGTCTTCAGAGTTCAATGTATGCGGTTGGTGCCAGAGATGTTAAAGATGATCTTTTTGGGAAACTTGTTCTTTGCCCATTTCAG GAACCAGAATCTTTTAGTGGGAATACATCTAATGAGGTTTCTCCTCCAAAGAGGATGCGCATG gAGACAGTTGGATTAATTACAGTTTCCACAACTCCAAAAAAGCACTTGAACTTGGATGATCATGTTGGAAATCAAGCAAATTCTTCTAATTGT TGCTCCTGTGTTCTTAAGTTTGATGGTGCCTCGAAGGGAAATCCTGGACTGGCTGGTGCAGGAGCAGTTTTGCTTGCTGAAGATGGCAGTATG GTCTGCCGACTTCGAGAAGGGGTTGGCATTGCAACCAATAATGTTGCTGAATATCGAGCTGTACTTTTAGGATTGAAACATGCTCTTAAGAAAGGGTTCACACACATTCGTGTCCAGGGGGACTCTAAGCTTGTTTGTATGCAG ATTCAGGGACTATGGAAAGTCAATAATCCGAATTTGGCTGGCTTGTGTAAAGAGGCAAAGGAGCTCAAGGTTAAGTTTCAGTCATTTCAGATCAGTCATGTTCCGAGG GAATTCAATTCTGAAGCTGATGCTCAAGCTAACCTGGGTATACACCTCAAAG ATGGCCAAATTGAAGAGGATATTACAATGGGGAGTTCAAGTACCAGAAG GTGA
- the LOC123225838 gene encoding senescence-associated carboxylesterase 101 isoform X2, with amino-acid sequence MSLSKANNKPEKRSLTPLFSTGQELANLAVSSGLLAESCEKISQLYSQINHDEPIGYIVEKSNYFIIVFGTSPFRTEQLVKKQELVPSTSLPLLQFLCSDRCPSFSIHRSAVTLFPSPNRLSDLQTKIENFEGRFKGRTRIIITGHSLGGSVASLFTLWLLDSIYKKDNERKDKQKSAVINHTLCVTFGAPLVGDKGFQEAISCCSLWNSCFLHVVAREDLVPKLFISPHNPNAINIDNQTGAYMPFGTFLLCSAFGCTCVEDPDAVSKLLEAVTLERTGIQNPNKAWQISDYENLVKDLMSYVPIKRLSQVVEFNMDTLQAGIRLQLEAIGVTSIQNSGDRELVAEMERREKDCLLKKKIAYDPSKELNDIKLHMAKLEWYKKTCASASNKLGYYDSYKRRGSSRRDMDVVTFKKHLDKYWEKMVAEAEKIPQTEEAAFKTGWLYGGTNYRRMVEPLAIADYYRDGGRDYKTHGRPQHFMRLEKWLEEAKKLEAKKQNVSTSSTDSKKQNASALLTEDSCFWADVEEALIQCNSVKKGEQSEAARENLIKFEEDVMKKIENYAVSPEIFLEWSSFRRWWREYEEIMGPSHSSQLTHFMKNGHYNQYGNGS; translated from the exons ATGTCTCTAAGCAAAGCTAACAACAAACCAGAGAAGAGGAGCCTAACTCCATT ATTTAGTACTGGACAGGAGTTAGCAAATTTGGCAGTGAGTTCTGGGTTACTGGCGGAGTCCTGTGAAAAAATTTCGCAGCTTTATAGTCAGATCAACCACGATGAGCCAATAGGATACAtagttgaaaaatcaaattattttatcatagtTTTTGGTACATCACCCTTTCGAACAGAACAGCTTGTTAAAAAACAAGAGTTGGTTCCATCAACTTCTCTTCCCCTGCTTCAGTTCTTATGCTCCGATCGCTGCCCATCTTTCTCCATTCACAGATCAGCAGTGACCCTTTTCCCCTCTCCGAATCGGCTCTCTGACCTCCAAACCAAG ATAGAGAACTTTGAGGGGCGGTTTAAAGGTCGGACTCGGATAATTATTACTGGACACTCTCTAGGAGGATCTGTTGCTTCTCTATTTACCTTATGGCTACTTGACAGCATCTATAAAAAAGACAATGAGAGGAAAGACAAGCAGAAATCAGCGGTAATAAATCACACCCTTTGCGTTACTTTTGGTGCACCTCTTGTTGGTGATAAAGGTTTTCAAGAAGCCATATCTTGTTGCTCATTATGGAATTCTTGCTTTCTCCATGTGGTTGCAAGGGAAGACTTGGTCCCGAAATTATTTATCTCACCGCATAATCCTAATGCCATTAACATTGATAACCAAACGGGTGCTTACATGCCTTTTGGTACGTTTCTGTTATGTTCTGCTTTTGGATGTACTTGTGTTGAGGACCCGGATGCAGTATCTAAATTACTGGAGGCAGTGACCCTTGAAAGGACTGGAATCCAAAATCCTAATAAAGCATGGCAGATATCTGACTATGAAAATCTTGTAAAGGATCTTATGTCTTATGTACCGATCAAAAGACTTTCACAAGTCGTTGAATTTAATATGGACACGCTTCAAGCAGGGATACGTTTGCAGCTGGAAGCCATTGGAGTTACAAGTATACAG AACTCTGGCGACCGTGAACTGGTTGCAGAAATGGAAAGAAGGGAAAAGGATTGcctgttgaagaagaagatagCTTATGATCCCTCCAAGGAACTGAATGACATTAAGTTGCATATGGCCAAACTGGAATGGTATAAGAAGACTTGTGCATCTGCATCTAATAAACTAGGCTATTACGATAGCTATAAGAGAAGGGGATCATCACGGAGGGACATGGATGTTGTCACGTTTAAGAAACACCTTGACAAGTACTGGGAAAAAATGGTTGCTGAAGCTGAGAAAATACCTCAGACAGAAGAGGCTGCCTTCAAGACGGGATGGCTATACGGTGGGACAAATTATCGTAGGATGGTTGAACCGCTCGCCATTGCTGACTACTACAGGGACGGTGGGAGAGACTACAAAACTCATGGAAGACCTCAACACTTCATGAGGTTGGAGAAATGGCTAGAGGAAGCTAAAAAATTGGAagcaaagaaacaaaatgtgTCAACCAGTTCAACTGACTCCAAGAAACAAAATGCGTCAGCTCTTCTAACTGAAGATTCCTGCTTTTGGGCAGACGTCGAGGAGGCTTTAATTCAGTGCAATTCAGTGAAAAAAGGTGAGCAGAGTGAAGCAGCCAGAGAGAATCTGATTAAGTTTGAAGAGGATGTAATGAAGAAGATCGAGAACTATGCGGTATCTCCGGAGATTTTCTTGGAATGGAGCAGTTTTAGGCGATGGTGGAGAGAGTATGAAGAAATTATGGGACCTTCCCATAGTTCACAACTCACTCACTTCATGAAAAATGGCCATTACAATCAGTATGGCAATGGTTCATAG
- the LOC123226430 gene encoding gibberellin-regulated protein 14-like isoform X1, whose amino-acid sequence MTFRPQLLLLATFLLVSTTVSATANNEEELLFGKATAPPLVKAPTATPPPPVSPPKATPPPPVSPPKATPPPPPVNPPQTTPPPPVSPPKITPPPPVSPPKPTPPTVSPPLPPVRSKKDCLPICGGRCKLHSRKNLCVRACVTCCDRCKCVPPGTYGNRELCGKCYTDMTTRNNKPKCP is encoded by the exons ATGACTTTCAGACCTCAGCTGCTTCTATTGGCCACTTTTCTTTTAGTCTCTACAACA GTTTCAGCTACAGCTAACAATGAAGAGGAACTTCTGTTTGGAAAG GCAACAGCTCCACCACTAGTGAAGGCACCCACTGCTACTCCACCTCCACCTGTGAGCCCACCCAAGGCCACACCACCTCCACCTGTGAGCCCACCCAAGGccacaccaccaccaccaccagtGAACCCACCACAGACCACTCCACCTCCTCCAGTGAGCCCACCCAAGATCACTCCACCACCGCCGGTCAGCCCACCTAAACCTACTCCACCAACAGTGAGTCCACCACTGCCTCCAGTAAGGTCAAAAAAAG ATTGCCTCCCAATATGTGGAGGGAGGTGCAAATTACATTCCAGGAAGAATCTATGTGTTAGAGCTTGTGTTACATGCTGTGACAGGTGCAAATGTGTTCCACCAGGAACTTATGGCAACAGAGAGCTTTGTGGCAAGTGCTACACCGATATGACCACTAGAAACAACAAACCCAAGTGTCCTTga
- the LOC123225779 gene encoding uncharacterized protein LOC123225779 translates to MATVLASSTLHSSYIAKPRTCTPISFPSLAIPTVTYKFQTKLTLKRHSRKWVFGGMRRLRSGEEEGTLVTEQEIGVQEQGEDTVVASEERPPVAVPVSPSDKLTMHFQADGTMNEASIPNVTKALEGTE, encoded by the exons ATGGCCACGGTTTTAGCCTCTTCAACTCTGCATTCATCTTACATAGCCAAACCTCGGACCTGCACACCAATCTCCTTTCCTTCTTTGGCAATTCCCACGGTAACCTACAAGTTTCAGACCAAGTTGACCCTGAAACGTCACAGCAGGAAGTGGGTTTTTGGTGGAATGAGAAGGTTGAGGTCAGGTGAAGAGGAAGGAACTTTAGTTACTGAACAAGAAATAGGAGTACAAGAACAAGGAGAAGACACTGTTGTTGCTTCAGAGGAACGACCGCCTGTTGCTGTGCCGGTCTCACCTTCAGACAAGCTCACCATGCACTTCCAG GCAGATGGAACTATGAATGAAGCGTCCATTCCTAATGTGACAAAGGCCTTAGAG GGAACTGAGTGA
- the LOC123225838 gene encoding senescence-associated carboxylesterase 101 isoform X1, translating into MSLSKANNKPEKRSLTPLFSTGQELANLAVSSGLLAESCEKISQLYSQINHDEPIGYIVEKSNYFIIVFGTSPFRTEQLVKKQELVPSTSLPLLQFLCSDRCPSFSIHRSAVTLFPSPNRLSDLQTKIENFEGRFKGRTRIIITGHSLGGSVASLFTLWLLDSIYKKDNERKDKQKSAVINHTLCVTFGAPLVGDKGFQEAISCCSLWNSCFLHVVAREDLVPKLFISPHNPNAINIDNQTGAYMPFGTFLLCSAFGCTCVEDPDAVSKLLEAVTLERTGIQNPNKAWQISDYENLVKDLMSYVPIKRLSQVVEFNMDTLQAGIRLQLEAIGVTSIQQNSGDRELVAEMERREKDCLLKKKIAYDPSKELNDIKLHMAKLEWYKKTCASASNKLGYYDSYKRRGSSRRDMDVVTFKKHLDKYWEKMVAEAEKIPQTEEAAFKTGWLYGGTNYRRMVEPLAIADYYRDGGRDYKTHGRPQHFMRLEKWLEEAKKLEAKKQNVSTSSTDSKKQNASALLTEDSCFWADVEEALIQCNSVKKGEQSEAARENLIKFEEDVMKKIENYAVSPEIFLEWSSFRRWWREYEEIMGPSHSSQLTHFMKNGHYNQYGNGS; encoded by the exons ATGTCTCTAAGCAAAGCTAACAACAAACCAGAGAAGAGGAGCCTAACTCCATT ATTTAGTACTGGACAGGAGTTAGCAAATTTGGCAGTGAGTTCTGGGTTACTGGCGGAGTCCTGTGAAAAAATTTCGCAGCTTTATAGTCAGATCAACCACGATGAGCCAATAGGATACAtagttgaaaaatcaaattattttatcatagtTTTTGGTACATCACCCTTTCGAACAGAACAGCTTGTTAAAAAACAAGAGTTGGTTCCATCAACTTCTCTTCCCCTGCTTCAGTTCTTATGCTCCGATCGCTGCCCATCTTTCTCCATTCACAGATCAGCAGTGACCCTTTTCCCCTCTCCGAATCGGCTCTCTGACCTCCAAACCAAG ATAGAGAACTTTGAGGGGCGGTTTAAAGGTCGGACTCGGATAATTATTACTGGACACTCTCTAGGAGGATCTGTTGCTTCTCTATTTACCTTATGGCTACTTGACAGCATCTATAAAAAAGACAATGAGAGGAAAGACAAGCAGAAATCAGCGGTAATAAATCACACCCTTTGCGTTACTTTTGGTGCACCTCTTGTTGGTGATAAAGGTTTTCAAGAAGCCATATCTTGTTGCTCATTATGGAATTCTTGCTTTCTCCATGTGGTTGCAAGGGAAGACTTGGTCCCGAAATTATTTATCTCACCGCATAATCCTAATGCCATTAACATTGATAACCAAACGGGTGCTTACATGCCTTTTGGTACGTTTCTGTTATGTTCTGCTTTTGGATGTACTTGTGTTGAGGACCCGGATGCAGTATCTAAATTACTGGAGGCAGTGACCCTTGAAAGGACTGGAATCCAAAATCCTAATAAAGCATGGCAGATATCTGACTATGAAAATCTTGTAAAGGATCTTATGTCTTATGTACCGATCAAAAGACTTTCACAAGTCGTTGAATTTAATATGGACACGCTTCAAGCAGGGATACGTTTGCAGCTGGAAGCCATTGGAGTTACAAGTATACAG CAGAACTCTGGCGACCGTGAACTGGTTGCAGAAATGGAAAGAAGGGAAAAGGATTGcctgttgaagaagaagatagCTTATGATCCCTCCAAGGAACTGAATGACATTAAGTTGCATATGGCCAAACTGGAATGGTATAAGAAGACTTGTGCATCTGCATCTAATAAACTAGGCTATTACGATAGCTATAAGAGAAGGGGATCATCACGGAGGGACATGGATGTTGTCACGTTTAAGAAACACCTTGACAAGTACTGGGAAAAAATGGTTGCTGAAGCTGAGAAAATACCTCAGACAGAAGAGGCTGCCTTCAAGACGGGATGGCTATACGGTGGGACAAATTATCGTAGGATGGTTGAACCGCTCGCCATTGCTGACTACTACAGGGACGGTGGGAGAGACTACAAAACTCATGGAAGACCTCAACACTTCATGAGGTTGGAGAAATGGCTAGAGGAAGCTAAAAAATTGGAagcaaagaaacaaaatgtgTCAACCAGTTCAACTGACTCCAAGAAACAAAATGCGTCAGCTCTTCTAACTGAAGATTCCTGCTTTTGGGCAGACGTCGAGGAGGCTTTAATTCAGTGCAATTCAGTGAAAAAAGGTGAGCAGAGTGAAGCAGCCAGAGAGAATCTGATTAAGTTTGAAGAGGATGTAATGAAGAAGATCGAGAACTATGCGGTATCTCCGGAGATTTTCTTGGAATGGAGCAGTTTTAGGCGATGGTGGAGAGAGTATGAAGAAATTATGGGACCTTCCCATAGTTCACAACTCACTCACTTCATGAAAAATGGCCATTACAATCAGTATGGCAATGGTTCATAG
- the LOC123226430 gene encoding gibberellin-regulated protein 14-like isoform X2: MTFRPQLLLLATFLLVSTTVSATANNEEELLFGKATAPPLVKAPTATPPPPVSPPKATPPPPPPVNPPQTTPPPPVSPPKITPPPPVSPPKPTPPTVSPPLPPVRSKKDCLPICGGRCKLHSRKNLCVRACVTCCDRCKCVPPGTYGNRELCGKCYTDMTTRNNKPKCP; this comes from the exons ATGACTTTCAGACCTCAGCTGCTTCTATTGGCCACTTTTCTTTTAGTCTCTACAACA GTTTCAGCTACAGCTAACAATGAAGAGGAACTTCTGTTTGGAAAG GCAACAGCTCCACCACTAGTGAAGGCACCCACTGCTACTCCACCTCCACCTGTGAGCCCACCCAAGGCCACAC caccaccaccaccaccagtGAACCCACCACAGACCACTCCACCTCCTCCAGTGAGCCCACCCAAGATCACTCCACCACCGCCGGTCAGCCCACCTAAACCTACTCCACCAACAGTGAGTCCACCACTGCCTCCAGTAAGGTCAAAAAAAG ATTGCCTCCCAATATGTGGAGGGAGGTGCAAATTACATTCCAGGAAGAATCTATGTGTTAGAGCTTGTGTTACATGCTGTGACAGGTGCAAATGTGTTCCACCAGGAACTTATGGCAACAGAGAGCTTTGTGGCAAGTGCTACACCGATATGACCACTAGAAACAACAAACCCAAGTGTCCTTga